From Onychostoma macrolepis isolate SWU-2019 chromosome 05, ASM1243209v1, whole genome shotgun sequence, one genomic window encodes:
- the tncb gene encoding tenascin isoform X2, translating into MGMRGLLLACVALAMLVHLSSAGLVKRVIRHRRESLSPTTENLTLPSPDQPVVFNHVYNINVPSGSLCSVDLDSPGTTPVKPKPANLQSDQHIEHTTDGENQIVFTHRINIPKQACGCDNHMPDLKDLLNRLEMLEAEVSSLREQCTSGTGCCSAQVTGEITTKPYCSGRGNYSTETCSCVCEPGWKGVNCSEPECPNFCQDQGRCEDGKCVCFEGFGGEDCSIELCPVDCGENGECIDGACICTEGFIGEDCSLTNCLNNCLGRGRCVDDECVCDEPWTGFDCSELICPNDCYDRGRCDNGTCYCEEGFTGEDCGELTCPKNCNHHGRCVNGQCVCNIGYSGDDCSKLTCLNDCNQRGHCFNGKCICDPGFEGEDCSILSCPDNCNDRGQCVNGECICDDGFEGDDCSELSCPNNCHDHGRCVNGKCICKVGFAGEDCSIKTCPHDCHGRGECVDGKCICHDGFAGEHCGIKNCPHHCHGRGQCVDGKCICHHGFAGEDCSIKTCPSHCHGRGQCVDGKCICHHGFAGEDCSIKTCPSHCHGRGQCVDGKCICHDGFAGEDCSIKTCPNHCHGHGQCVDGKCVCNEGFAGEDCSIKTCPNDCHERGKCVDGKCVCHAGFAGEDCSIKTCPNDCHERGKCVDGKCVCHDGFAGEDCSIKTCPNHCHGHGQCVDGKCVCNEGFAGEDCSIKTCPNDCHERGKCVDGKCVCHDGFAGEDCSIKTCPNDCHERGKCVDGKCVCHDGFAGEDCSIKTCPNDCHEHGQCVDGKCVCHAGFTGHDCSELTCPNNCHNRGLCVNGQCVCNSGFTGEDCGTKTCPNNCQDRGYCEDGKCICSEGYAGEDCSVLTCPANCNDQGQCLNGMCICDLGFTGDDCSEISPPRDLTVTEVDPETVDVAWVNEMLVTEYLITYVPTAPGGLEMEMKVSGEKKTATIRELEPGIEYLISVFAVLNSKMSVPVSARIATHLPEPEGLKFKSVKETAVEVEWDPLNIPFDGWNLIFRNTKEEDGEILNSLTPPETTFEQSGLGPGQEYEVKLEVVKNNTRGTPASKNVVTMIDAPSQVDVRDVTDTTALITWFQPVAQVDGISVSYGPITDIDRNTIELSSMDTQYHLAELYPDTEYEVSLMARRGEMTSFPVYGTFTTDLDAPKHLKAVEQTDESITLEWKNSISGVLNYRVKYGPLSGGEHGELVFPSGLQDTTQAKITGLRPGTEYGMGVTSIKEERESLPATTNAVTDIDAPKDLEVSETTETTLTLVWRRPVAKIDTYVLVFTSADGTETELEVPGAANTYILTDLSPGMLYTISLTAKRGRKMSVPATLSASTDEEKPQVGNITISDVSWDSFSVSWELDRGEVEGFLVEVSDPDGLSDGQNHTLSSQEFSLAVTDLSPSTFYRVTLYGLYKGELLDPVFAEAITETEPEVEHLSVSDITPHSFKLTWTAPEGIFDTFTLKVVDSNGLGQPLQISVSGDKRTEAVTGLNEDTEYEIELFGIILGRKFQPILAVARTGLGTPKGIRFSDVTDTSATVHWTLPHTHVDSYRVTYVPVQGGSPMTLRVDGGESQAMLPNLTPGVTYQVTVIAVKGLEESEPGSDRVTTALDKPRGLTAVNITDTEALLLWQPSIATVDGYVITYSADSVAPVMERVSGNTVEFEMSSLTPATLYTVKVYAVREAAKSAATTTEFTTDVDAPQNLAASNVQTESAMLTWKPPRADISGYILSFESADGIVKEVVLSPTATFYSMSQLTSSTEYTVRLQAIAGPKRSRIISTVFTTIGVLYKHPKDCSQTLLNGETTSGLHTIYLRGDESQPLQVYCDMTTDGGGWIVFVRRQSGKVEFFRNWKNYTAGFGDLNDEFWLGLSNLHKITSSGQYELRVDLRDKGESAYAQYDKFSVSEPRSRYKVHVGGFSGTAGDSMTYHHGRPFSTYDNDHDIAVTNCALSYKGAFWYKNCHRVNIMGRYGDNSHSKGVNWFHWKGHEHSIEFAEMKIRPTNFRNFEGRRKRS; encoded by the exons ATGGGGATGCGAGGCCTGCTACTGGCCTGTGTGGCATTAGCCATGTTAGTTCATCTCTCTAGTGCTGGCCTGGTGAAAAGAGTAATTAGACACAGAAGAGAATCACTGTCACCGACCACTGAGAACTTGACCCTCCCAAGTCCTGATCAGCCTGTGGTTTTTAACCATGTATACAACATCAACGTTCCCTCTGGATCCCTGTGCTCTGTGGACTTGGATTCACCTGGAACAACACCAGTGAAGCCAAAACCGGCGAATCTGCAATCTGACCAACACATAGAACACACCACGGACGGAGAGAATCAGATTGTTTTTACGCACAGGATTAACATTCCCAAGCAAGCTTGCGGTTGTGATAAccacatgcctgacctgaaggATCTTCTTAACAGGCTGGAAATGCTGGAGGCAGAGGTATCCAGTCTAAGAGAGCAGTGCACCAGTGGAACAGGCTGCTGTAGTGCTCAGGTTACAG GTGAAATCACAACCAAACCCTACTGCAGTGGCCGCGGAAACTACAGCACTGAGAcctgcagctgtgtgtgtgagccCGGTTGGAAGGGAGTCAACTGCTCCGAGCCAGAATGCCCCAACTTTTGCCAGGATCAAGGCCGCTGTGAAGATGGCAAGTGCGTCTGCTTCGAGGGCTTTGGTGGTGAGGACTGCAGCATCGAGCTGTGCCCTGTGGATTGCGGTGAGAATGGAGAGTGCATCGACGGGGCTTGCATCTGCACGGAGGGCTTCATCGGTGAGGACTGCAGTTTGACCAACTGCCTAAACAACTGCCTTGGCAGGGGGCGCTGTGTGGATGACGAATGTGTATGTGACGAGCCTTGGACGGGCTTTGACTGCTCCGAGCTCATCTGTCCCAACGACTGCTACGACCGTGGCCGCTGTGACAATGGAACCTGCTATTGTGAAGAGGGCTTTACTGGGGAGGACTGTGGGGAGCTTACCTGCCCCAAAAACTGCAATCACCATGGCAGGTGTGTCAATGGGCAGTGCGTCTGCAACATTGGCTACAGCGGAGATGACTGCTCCAAGCTAACCTGTCTCAATGATTGCAATCAGAGAGGGCACTGCTTCAACGGGAAGTGCATATGTGATCCTGGGTTTGAGGGTGAGGACTGCAGCATTCTTTCCTGCCCTGACAACTGCAATGACAGGGGACAGTGCGTCAACGGTGAGTGTATTTGTGATGATGGATTTGAAGGTGATGACTGCTCTGAGCTTTCCTGCCCCAATAACTGTCACGATCATGGCCGATGTGTCAACGGGAAGTGCATTTGCAaagttggctttgctggagaaGACTGCAGCATCAAGACCTGTCCACATGACTGCCATGGACGTGGAGAGTGTGTCGACGGCAAATGCATTTGCCATGATGGCTTTGCTGGAGAACACTGTGGCATCAAGAACTGTCCCCATCACTGCCATGGACGTGGGCAATGTGTGGACGGCAAGTGCATTTGCCACCATGGCTTTGCTGGAGAAGACTGCAGCATCAAAACCTGTCCCAGTCACTGCCATGGACGTGGACAATGTGTGGACGGCAAGTGCATTTGCCACCATGGCTTTGCTGGAGAAGACTGCAGCATCAAAACCTGTCCCAGTCACTGCCATGGACGTGGACAATGTGTGGACGGCAAGTGCATTTGCCATGATGGTTTTGCTGGAGAAGACTGCAGCATCAAAACCTGTCCCAATCATTGCCATGGACACGGACAGTGTGTAGATGGCAAGTGTGTTTGCAATGAAGGTTTTGCTGGAGAAGACTGCAGCATCAAAACCTGTCCCAATGACTGTCATGAGCGTGGAAAGTGTGTGGACGGCAAGTGCGTTTGTCATGCTGGTTTTGCTGGAGAAGACTGCAGCATCAAAACCTGTCCCAATGACTGTCATGAGCGTGGAAAGTGTGTGGACGGCAAGTGTGTTTGCCATGATGGTTTTGCTGGAGAAGACTGCAGCATCAAAACCTGTCCCAATCATTGCCATGGACACGGACAGTGTGTAGATGGCAAGTGTGTTTGCAATGAAGGTTTTGCTGGAGAAGACTGCAGCATCAAAACCTGTCCCAATGACTGTCATGAGCGTGGAAAGTGTGTGGACGGCAAGTGTGTTTGCCATGATGGTTTTGCTGGAGAAGACTGCAGCATCAAAACTTGTCCCAATGACTGTCATGAGCGTGGAAAATGTGTGGATGGCAAGTGTGTTTGCCATGATGGTTTTGCTGGAGAAGACTGCAGCATCAAAACATGTCCCAATGACTGTCATGAGCATGGACAGTGTGTGGACGGCAAGTGCGTTTGTCATGCTGGTTTTACAGGCCATGACTGCAGCGAGTTGACTTGCCCCAATAACTGCCATAACCGAGGACTTTGTGTAAATGGCCAATGCGTGTGTAACAGTGGGTTCACTGGGGAGGACTGTGGTACAAAGACATGTCCCAACAACTGCCAAGACCGTGGCTACTGTGAAGATGGAAAATGTATCTGCTCTGAGGGCTATGCCGGTGAGGACTGCTCTGTTCTGACCTGCCCAGCAAACTGCAATGATCAAGGCCAGTGTCTGAATGGAATGTGCATATGTGATTTAGGCTTCACTGGCGACGACTGCTCTGAAA TCTCCCCACCCAGAGACCTGACTGTGACTGAGGTCGATCCAGAAACAGTGGACGTTGCCTGGGTCAATGAGATGCTCGTGACAGAGTATCTTATCACCTATGTGCCTACGGCTCCTGGCGGTTTGGAGATGGAAATGAAAGTTTCTGGTGAAAAGAAGACAGCCACTATTAGGGAGCTCGAGCCTGGCATAGAGTACTTAATCAGTGTCTTTGCTGTCCTGAACAGCAAGATGAGTGTCCCTGTCAGCGCCAGAATAGCCACAC ATCTTCCTGAACCTGAGGGTCTGAAATTCAAATCGGTTAAAGAGACCGCAGTAGAGGTTGAGTGGGACCCCTTGAACATCCCCTTTGATGGCTGGAACCTCATCTTCAGAAACACA AAAGAAGAGGATGGAGAGATTTTGAACTCTCTCACCCCTCCCGAGACCACCTTTGAGCAGTCCGGCCTTGGACCTGGACAAGAGTATGAAGTCAAGCTTGAGGTCGTAAAGAACAACACCCGTGGAACCCCAGCCAGCAAGAACGTTGTCACAA TGATTGATGCTCCCAGCCAGGTGGATGTGCGTGATGTGACAGACACTACAGCCCTTATCACCTGGTTTCAGCCTGTTGCCCAGGTGGATGGGATCTCTGTGTCCTATGGCCCAATCACAGATATAGACAGGAACACAATCGAGCTTTCCTCCATGGATACCCAGTACCATCTGGCTGAGCTGTACCCTGACACCGAGTATGAGGTCTCTCTCATGGCCCGCAGGGGAGAGATGACCAGCTTTCCGGTATATGGGACCTTCACAACAG ACCTTGATGCCCCCAAGCACCTCAAAGCAGTTGAACAGACAGATGAGAGCATAACTCTGGAGTGGAAAAACAGCATATCTGGTGTCCTCAATTACCGTGTCAAATATGGCCCACTTTCTGGAGGGGAGCATGGAGAACTGGTCTTCCCCAGTGGCCTGCAAGATACCACTCAGGCTAAAATCACTG GCCTTAGGCCTGGGACGGAGTATGGAATGGGAGTGACGTCAATCAAGGAAGAGCGTGAGAGTTTGCCTGCGACGACCAATGCTGTGACTG ATATTGATGCTCCCAAAGACCTTGAAGTAAGTGAGACCACAGAGACCACATTGACACTGGTTTGGAGAAGGCCGGTCGCCAAAATCGACACCTATGTGCTAGTGTTTACATCCGCGGATGGCACAGAAACTGAATTGGAGGTACCTGGTGCTGCCAATACCTACATCCTGACTGACCTGAGTCCCGGCATGCTGTACACCATCAGCCTGACTGCCAAGAGAGGAAGAAAGATGAGTGTGCCAGCCACTCTGTCAGCATCCACAG ATGAAGAGAAGCCTCAGGTGGGCAACATCACCATCTCTGATGTGTCCTGGGACAGCTTCAGTGTGTCCTGGGAGCTGGACAGAGGAGAGGTTGAAGGCTTTCTGGTTGAAGTATCTGACCCAGATGGCTTATCTGATGGCCAGAACCATACTCTATCCAGCCAGGAGTTCAGCCTGGCTGTCACTGACCTCTCCCCTAGTACTTTCTACAGGGTCACACTGTATGGGCTGTACAAGGGAGAGCTCTTAGATCCTGTCTTTGCTGAAGCCATCACAG AAACTGAACCTGAAGTGGAGCATCTTTCGGTCTCGGACATCACCCCGCACAGCTTTAAACTGACATGGACAGCACCAGAAGGCATCTTTGATACATTCACTCTCAAAGTCGTCGATTCTAACGGCCTGGGCCAACCTCTCCAGATCAGTGTGTCTGGAGACAAGCGAACAGAAGCAGTGACAGGTCTTAATGAAGATACGGAGTATGAAATCGAGCTCTTTGGGATCATTTTGGGACGGAAATTCCAGCCCATTTTGGCTGTGGCTCGAACAG GTCTGGGAACACCCAAGGGGATACGCTTTTCTGATGTGACAGATACATCGGCTACTGTTCACTGGACTTTGCCCCATACCCATGTAGACAGCTACCGGGTCACCTATGTGCCCGTTCAGGGTG GCAGCCCTATGACATTGAGAGTAGATGGAGGAGAGTCTCAAGCCATGCTGCCTAATCTGACCCCTGGAGTGACCTACCAGGTCACTGTCATCGCTGTGAAGGGCTTGGAGGAGAGCGAACCAGGATCTGATAGAGTCACGACAG CCCTGGATAAGCCACGAGGTCTGACAGCAGTCAACATCACTGACACTGAAGCTCTGCTGCTGTGGCAGCCGTCCATTGCTACTGTGGATGGATATGTCATCACTTACAGCGCAGACAGTG TGGCTCCAGTGATGGAACGGGTGTCTGGGAACACTGTGGAGTTTGAGATGAGCTCCCTCACACCTGCCACCTTATACACTGTTAAAGTCTATGCTGTCAGAGAGGCAGCCAAGAGTGCCGCAACCACCACAGAGTTCACCACAG ATGTTGATGCCCCTCAGAATCTGGCTGCCAGTAATGTTCAAACAGAAAGTGCCATGTTGACATGGAAGCCACCAAGAGCAGACATCAGTGGGTATATCCTCAGCTTTGAGTCCGCTGATGGCATTGTCAAG GAGGTTGTCCTTAGCCCCACGGCAACATTTTACAGCATGTCTCAGCTGACTTCCTCCACAGAGTACACAGTCAGACTGCAGGCCATCGCTGGGCCAAAGAGAAGCAGAATCATCTCCACAGTCTTCACCACCA TTGGAGTACTGTACAAGCATCCTAAAGACTGCTCTCAGACTCTGTTAAATGGAGAAACAACCTCAGGCCTGCACACTATTTACCTGCGTGGAGATGAGAGTCAGCCTCTGCAGGTCTACTGTGATATGACCACTGATGGAGGCGGCTGGATT GTGTTTGTGAGACGCCAGAGCGGTAAAGTGGAGTTTTTCAGAAACTGGAAGAACTACACTGCAGGCTTCGGTGACCTGAATGATGAATTCTGGTTGG GTCTCTCTAACCTCCATAAGATCACCTCCTCTGGGCAGTATGAGCTGCGTGTGGACCTCAGAGATAAGGGCGAGTCTGCATATGCGCAGTATGACAAGTTTTCAGTCTCAGAACCACGCAGTCGCTACAAAGTGCATGTTGGAGGATTCAGCGGCACTGCAG GTGACTCAATGACGTATCACCACGGACGTCCATTCTCGACCTACGACAATGACCACGATATAGCTGTCACCAACTGTGCTCTGTCTTACAAGGGAGCTTTCTGGTACAAAAACTGTCATCGAGTGAATATAATGGGAAGATATGGAGACAACAGTCATAGCAAG GGTGTAAACTGGTTCCACTGGAAGGGTCATGAGCACTCTATCGAGTTTGCAGAGATGAAGATCAGGCCCACCAACTTCAGGAATTTTGAGGGGAGAAGAAAGCGATCGTAA